The DNA window TCCAAATTAACCAGAACAGCAGTCATTGCAGAGGCTGATCCACCATGAGGTGTTAAAGACTCATTCTCTTCCAAAGCTGGTGGACACTGTGGAAAgggattttaaaattcaaagaaTAATACATAAAAGACAGGGATTCTCAAGAACCCTTTCATCAAGGTAGCAGTTAAAGGGACATCTCCACCTAAAGAAATTAGAAATCACCAGGTAAGCTACTATATTAGCACAGTGGCCAAAACAAACAACACAAGGGCTTCATCCTTCACACACATATAAACACTCAATCTCCCGTTAAGTTTTTTACGGTGTATTTGGAGGAGATTCTCATCTTAGGGCAATCGATGGATTCATATACCAAACCTCTagttttgttttccctttttgtCTTCATcaatattaaaaagaaagaaagaaatagcaaAATACAATGAAGAATCAGACAAGCTGAAGCAggaaatcaaaataaacacagtTTCCACAAATCTGAGCATGCATACAAACAGACATCTCTATTCAGATGATTAAAGAAGACCCTGGGGTCAGTAAAAAGTTCCAACATTAATCAGATAAAAAAATCAGTTGCAGATCACAGTTTCTACAACTGGTTCAAGTGAAAGAAGGAACAAAATGGATTAAAAAGAATGTCAATTTCATGGAATAATCAATTACAAAAAGAGTGAACTAATGGTAttaaaaatattcttttcatTCTCATTTGCTTCCTCCTTTTCCATTCGATTTCCAACCTGTTATTGTGAGTGAATACTCCCAATATTCCAAACAAACATGCTCCATTTCTTAAGTATGAAATAAGAAAAAGTCCTATATGATAATAAAGGCATTAGACATATTCATAAGATGAGCATATTACTAACATAATAATATACAGGTGTCCCATGCAGATGAGGTTTCCGGGAAGAACAACAGCAGCCTCCCATATCCCACAGTTATCTTTGTTATCCACTCAATACAAAGGTAGTTTGGTGCATTTTCCCCTGTTATTCGACATCAAAGGACAAGTAGAATATAATAGTTTCAAACACAAGGAGAGGGAAAAAACCAACTTACAAGCCAGGAAAAAACATGTAACATACGAGAAAATAGAATCAAGCTTTGAGAAGCATGAacaaacaaagtaaataaatCCTTACTAATCATGCTAAACAGAATTgggaatataaaaaaataaatcatcccCATATATAGACAAATTATATACAAATACACTAAAACATTAATAAGACCATGATCATAATGAGGCTCAGTATAAAACCTCATAAATATGTTGTCAAGGTGATTATCTTTCTTTCTAGAAAGAACAAAGCCGTAGACTAAGTTATCTGACAAATATAATACGCAGATCATGCTGAGAAGTAAAATACTTGAGACATCATCATTTCAATACATACCAATTCTTCGATTAGCTGGGGATAATAAGTTAACAGCTTCTGGTGTATACATTACAACCATACAGCTCAAAATGATAGGTGTATCCACTAGCACACCATGCACGACTAAAGAAGgaaaacaaaatataagaaaTGATGACATGCATACAGAGCATGACTCAAGTGGCCATGTCATCCAAAGAGTTTAGCCTTTGAAAGGAAtttctttttatgaaataagCTGGAAAATGAGATCCAACCGCTTAGAGCCCCACATGCTCTGATTATCCAAAAATGGAATATAAAAAGCCTTGAAAATCCCCCAAAAGCAGACACTAAAGAACTCAAATttgcaaatttcaaacttttgaaATCTTCTATGAAGGCAATCCAACTCATAACTACAGAAACTAACACCGAAACCTTAAAGTTAAACTTACATCGCAATACAGTTCATATTAAAAAATCCGAGATTAATCACTAATTAACTGGAATACCAACAAACGACGAAACTATCCATATAATAACGAAAAAAAACTGGAAGTCATACCAATTTCATAAACCCTAATTTGAGAAATATGGAAGAGACAAGGGGAAAAGTGACATGTAAGTGAAAGGAAAAAGTTTTAATGAACAAAAATAAAGTTAAACGATTAAGggaaaaaaagaacagaaaattTTACCTTTTGAAGCGGCGGCGGAGAGAAAGAGGCGAAGAATTTCCAGCCAAAAATTCCAACTTGGAAGCGTTTATAAGAAATTGAAGAAGAGATCTCTTTCTgaggggaaaaaagaaaaagaaaaagaaaaaaacacttaaggtttttcttcttctttttactttttcttgtattttaatttttgtctGTTGTTATATAGTTTCTTCGACAGTCAGCGCAGCACTTAGCTCTCTttcatgatttatttatttttattaattgggTGCAATGATTTCATTGGCGGCAATACCGCGCAAAGATTTTCTTTCTAACGTAAATAGAGCCAAATCCGGGGTTATTATACTGGAATGAATTTCATGAtcacaaaggaaaaagaaaaaacttggctaaatttaatgaaaagtataaattttcaaccttctaatttgactaaataatttttttacagaaGCTtcttaacctaaattaattattatttaaaacaaaaaacttgttaaaataaagatttttaaCATAAACTAAATAATCCAATATTTTTAATACTTCCAACCACTTCAAATGTACTTTTAAGactaaaaaatgtatttttagcaaaaagttaaaataaaaaattttaacttcagTTTAAAAGTGCTTTTTGACCCAAAGATATTTTTGAGACATAATGTTAAACCTTCAACACAGGTTATGagtacatttaaaaaaaattattataaatgcattatattttttaataattttattaattttgataaaatgataaaattagaattttttattacACAAGTATTTGATAAGAGTTTAAATtacagttttaaaaaataattttaatttttaattaaataaaaatggatgaattaaattgagatatttatgtttatttggtgtGGGTTTCAACctttgtattattttatatatttagataTAATTTTTTCCTCAAAGGGTAATTTTTAGAGAAAGAAAATCTGTTATAGGGTATGAATaatctttttataaaattataaaaaaacataaaatttaatcaatttagggtGGATAAAAACAGTGATAACAATAAGATTAGATGCTATAACGATATTATAACAATACTGTAAcatgatataaaaatgaaattaaacgcATCACATTACCcactattaattaattattaatagtaTATTATAGTTAAAGCAAAATATGGCGaaggaaataaagagaaattGTATAAATTGCAAGTCCATCACACCGTCTAAATATCACCAAATCTACCGTTCATTCCATTCTATGTCGGCTTTGGTCTCGTATAACGGTCTTCCCCGCAGTCTCTGATCCTATGCATTCGAAATGCCGTACTCCTTTGATCTCCACCGTCCATTTCAAACGACAGTTATCTTCTTCACCGACACTCCCTCGAGAAACAACCCAATTACGCGCGCTGAAGCTGAAACCCAATCCATCTCTCTCGTTGAGTACGCTCAGAAACACGGTGTCGGCGCTGCATCCCGGTTCGACCGGCTTCTACCCCCACGCCCTTAAAATCTCAGCCAAATTGGGTCTCCTTAAGGAAGGGAAACAACTCCATTCACGCATGATAAAACTAGGGTTCAATAATGTACTGCCTCTGCAAACTCAGATGCTTAATTTATACGTTAAATGCAAACAATTTTCCGACGCGGAGAAATTGTTCGATCAAATGCGTGTTCGAAACTTGGTGACGTGGAACACTATGATTTGTAAGTCGAATCTTTGTTTGGGTTTTTCTTATTTCAAGAAAATGTTGATAAACAAGGTAGGTTTTGATCATATAAGTTTGAATACTTTGCTCCATGCTTCCTCTGAGGTAAAGGGCGTTGTTTTTGGTAGAGAATTACATTGCTTTATAGTGAAATGTGGGTTTTTGTATGATTCTTTTGTGAGCAGTGCTCTTGTTCATTTATATGGGGAATGTGGTCTGGTTGAAGAAGCGAGGTGGGTTTTCGATCAAGTATTTTGTAGAGATTTGGTGTTGTGGAATGTGATGGTTTCTTGTTATGCTTTGAATTCTTTAACAAAAGAGGCTTTTGAGGTTTTCGATTTGATGAAGAAGGAAGGTGTTAAAGGGGATGGTTATACGTTTTGTTCTTTGCTTAAATCTTGCTGCATCTGGGGATTTTATGAACTTGGAAGGCAGGTTCACAGTCTCATCATTAAACTTTGTTTTGATTTAGATGTTCCTGTGGCTAGTGCACTTGTTGATATGTACATAACGAATGGAAATTTGTATGATGCTCAAAAAGCCTTTGATGGAATGACTGCTAGAAATGTTGTGTCTTGGAACACTCTGATCGTGGGTTATGCACAGAGGGGAGATATGGAGAAGGTTATGGAGCTTCTTAGAGAAATGAGGTTACAAAATTTCTGTCCAGATGAATTAACTATGGCTAGCATATTTCAATCTTGTGGTGTTTCATCCGGCTCTGCTGAACTGTTGCAAGTCCACACTTATGTGATTAAAAATGGGTTTGAGTCCTTTTTATCTGTTACAAATGCTTTAATACATGCGTACTCCAAGTGTGGTAACATTGATGGTGCATTACAATATTTTGTTTCAGTTTCAGAACCTGATCTTGTTACTTGGACATCGATTATAGGTGCTTATTCGTTCCTTGGTCATTCAAAAAGAAGTGTTATAGCTTTTGAGAAAATGTTAGTTGCTGGTGTAAAGCCAGATCAAATTGCCTTTCTTGCTATTCTTTCCGCATGTAGCCATGGGGGGCTAGTAAATGAGGGGCTTCATTATTTCAATATAATGATGAATGACTATCAAATTATTCCAGATTCAAAGCACTATACTTGCCTCGTTGATCTGCTTGGTCGAGCTGGCCTTCTCAATGAGGCTTTTAGTTTTATAACATCTCATCCCGTTGCATGTACACCAGACACCTTGGGAGCATTCATTGGGGCATGTAGCATCCATAGCAACATAACATTGGCCAAGTGGGCCGCAGAAAAGCTTGTTGTCTTGGAGCCTAACAAACCTGTAAATTATACTCTTATCTCTAACATATATGCCTCTAAAGGAAGATGGTTAGATGTGGAACGTGTTAGGAAAATGATGACAGACTGTTGTGATTACAAAATTCCTGGTTGTAGCTGGGTGTAACTTGCTGCTCATGTTAATGTGTTTGTCTCAAGTGATAATCTTACCTGAAACTTTGGACATGTAACCAATATCACCTGTTCCAATGAAGCATGAATATAACACATCAGCTGGTGAGGACATGTGCTTCAGCAATATTATGACTGTGCTCTTTAAATAATTCTCTTGTTGTTTTTAGTAAGGATTTGCGTGCTCTAACTGAATCTGCATGCCCCATTAACCCTGAGGTAAGTCTTTGGGTAATGAGTAAAACTCTTACTATGGTATGATTTCGAATAATCTATCTTGAAATGCATTTTATATAGCATTTTTCTATCCAATTGATGAACAATTTTATGCTGATTGGTAGATGTCAATAGCTTTTTTATGATGATGGAATTGAATGAATACATCTCTTTAACTTCTTTTAAATGTTTTAGTAATAACAATAGGTCTAATACTAGTCTATTTAAGTGTCCTCTAAGCTGATTGGAAGGCTTGCTTGAAAGTCTGGCAACTTTGAAGTAACTATAGAACTTTGTCAATTTTCTCTCCATCTATACCACAAATCATTGGTTTAAACCCACATAATTTTTATTCTCACTGCACTTGATAGTTGATTGACTTCTAGTCTAAGGGCAAATGCAATTACTCCTAGTGGAATCTAGGAAGAACACTTTCCTCTTCTACGTTGTATGTTGATGAATGAGGAAGCATTGCTGCTTGCAAATGGGTATGGAAACTATATTATCGAATTTATCATATCAGTTCTAGACTGTTGTGGTTGttggttttttaatttaataataaatatatatatttaaatcacATGGTAAAAGTGTGGCGTATAAATGGCTAGAGGGGTGCCTGAAGAGCTTTACGGTCTCCATCCAGAAAATGAAGTGTAAGGGTGGAGCATTAGAGGACATCTGGTGAGATCAATCTGTTGAGCTTAAAAG is part of the Gossypium hirsutum isolate 1008001.06 chromosome D11, Gossypium_hirsutum_v2.1, whole genome shotgun sequence genome and encodes:
- the LOC121203469 gene encoding pentatricopeptide repeat-containing protein At2g46050, mitochondrial-like, which produces MHSKCRTPLISTVHFKRQLSSSPTLPRETTQLRALKLKPNPSLSLSTLRNTVSALHPGSTGFYPHALKISAKLGLLKEGKQLHSRMIKLGFNNVLPLQTQMLNLYVKCKQFSDAEKLFDQMRVRNLVTWNTMIYVPVASALVDMYITNGNLYDAQKAFDGMTARNVVSWNTLIVGYAQRGDMEKVMELLREMRLQNFCPDELTMASIFQSCGVSSGSAELLQVHTYVIKNGFESFLSVTNALIHAYSKCGNIDGALQYFVSVSEPDLVTWTSIIGAYSFLGHSKRSVIAFEKMLVAGVKPDQIAFLAILSACSHGGLVNEGLHYFNIMMNDYQIIPDSKHYTCLVDLLGRAGLLNEAFSFITSHPVACTPDTLGAFIGACSIHSNITLAKWAAEKLVVLEPNKPVNYTLISNIYASKGRWLDVERVRKMMTDCCDYKIPGCSWV